CGAGCTTTTTACCAGTATTGTCCAAGGATTGGCGATTACGGCCGGCGTGCTTGCGGTATATCAAATTGCTGTAGGCAATGGCGCAAATGAAGCGATAACCCGAACTATGGTATATACCGCGCTCATAACCGCCAACATTGTGTTGACCTTTGTAAACCGCTCTTTTATCTACTCCATTTTTACCACTTTCAAATATATAAACAACTTGGTGCCAATCATAGTGGGCATTACCGTGGGCATTACCCTTTTGCTCCTTTTTGTACCGCCCTTCACTAAGTTTTTTCAATTTGAAAGACTTGATATAAACCAGCTCGGCATCAGTGTTGGGATCGGGATGTTGAGTGTGTTGTGGTTTGAAATCGTGAAATGGTGGAAACGCAAACAAATTTCAAAAACAGTTATTTCCTCTTCTTAATTGGATTTAAGTTATTGATAAACAATAATTAACTGATTTTTGTCATAGTAAAAAACTGCGTTCCAATGTAAATTTGAGTGTTTCACGAAAACCTAAACATTATGAAAAAGTTCAGTTTTTTGTTTGTTGCCACCATGCTGCTGTTTTCAATTGGCGCGGAAGCACAGGAAAAATGGTCGTTGGAATTCAGGCCTGGACTTAATTTTACCACTGGTGACGTGGGCAATACCGACACTAAAATTGGCTTTGGTTTCGAACTTATGGGAGCCTATAAAATTATGCCCCATTTAGCAGCTTATGCGGGTTGGGGCTTAAACGAGTTCAAAGGTGAGGATAGTTTTTTATTGGAGGATATTACCTTAAAGGAAATGGGATACACATTCGGTTTTCAAATCATAAAACCTATCGGCACTTCCGCATTTTCTTACTTGGCAAGGGCTGGAGCGGTTTACAATCATATAGAAATTGAAAATAACAGCGGTAGTTTTGCCGCCGACACTTGCCACGGATTTGGTTGGCAAATTGCTGCAGGAGTAGATTATGAGTTTGCTCCCAACCTCGCGCTGCGCCCCATGCTTCGCTACCGTTCGCTTTCTAGGGATATAACGATTGAAAATACTTCAACTGAATTAAAACTGAATTATATCTCATTTGGAATTGGTTTGGCTTTGGACTTTTAAGACTGAAATCACGAAAAGTATTTTAAAATGAAAATCGCATTCTTCATTCTTCTTTTACTCCACGGGCTTATTCATTTGATGGGCTTTTTAAAGGCTTTTGGCTTTGCTGAAATTCCACAATTGTCACAAAATTTCTCAAAACCGCAAGGTCTTTTATGGCTCGCGGTCGCTTTGACTTTTATAACGATAGGAATTCTATTTCTGTTAAAAAACAATCTTTGGTTTTGGATCGCCGTAGCAACGGTTGTAGTATCTCAGGTCTTGATTATTGTGAATTGGCAGGACGCCAAATTTGGCACTTTCGCCAATTTGATCGTTCTTATTGTAGCCCTATTGGCAATGGCGAGCTGGAATTTTGAAAGGGAATTTAAAAAAGATATTTCCCAGTCCTTTAAAAATGTTGGTATTTCCGAAGAAATAATCTCCGAAGCCGATGTTGCCCAACTTCCTATTCCGGTTCAGAACTACCTGAAATACGTCGGGGCAATCGGTAAACCTAAAATAAAAACTGCGAAAGCCACTTTTAAAGGCGAAATGCGGGAAAAGGGAAAGGATTGGTTTGCGTTCACTTCGGAACAGTATAATTTTTTTGAAAATCCCACGCGCTTGTTTTTTATGAAAGCCAATTTCAAAGGCTTGCCCACCCAGGGTTACCATCGGTATAAAGAGGGAAAGGCATCGATGCTCATAAAACTGCTGTCCGTTTTTCCTGTGGTAAATATCGCGGAACCCGAAATGTTCAAGACCGAGACCGTCACTTTTTTTAACGATATGTGCCTTTTTACGCCAGCAGCCTTGACTGATAAAAGGATCGATTGGCACACCTTGGATAATAATTCGGTAAAGGCTGTTTTCCATAATGGAGAAGTTTCAGTATCGGCGATTTTGAAATTCGACGAGAGTGGGCGATTGATCAATTTTATTTCGGAAGACAGGGTGGATGTGAATTCCAACCAAAACGTCCCGTTTTCAACCCCCGTTACCGAATACGGTACGGTCAATGGCTATAAACTGCCCGTTGCTGCCGATGCCGTTTGGCACTTTCCCGAAGGCGATTTTGTTTACGGAAAGTTTTATTTACAGGATGTTCAGTACAATTTGAAAATTTCAGATTAGGAAAATGGCCTATTCAAAAAACAAGAAACTGCTGTTTATAAAAAGCCTCCACACGGTTATTTGGCTGTTTTTTAATGTGGTGATTTTCTATCTTTTATACGCCGCCATCGTCAATAAAATTGACAAATGGGTCTGGATCTGCATAGCCATTGTTTTGTTGGAAGGCTTGGTTTTGCTGGCTTTTAGAATGTTTTGTCCGCTTACGGTTATTGCCCGAAAGTACTCTGACTCCTCCAAGGCCAACTTCGATATTTTCCTTCCCAATTGGTTGGCGAAATACAATAAATTGATTTATACTACCATTTTTGGTATTGCGGTGATTATTGTAATTTATAGATGTGTCGCTTAAGTTGTGCAATTGCGAATATTTCACAGGTATATAATTGCAATTTCTCTCCACCTTTCAGATATTTACAAAAAGAACAGATGCTATGAAAATAATCTCGTGGAACATCAACGGCGTAAGGGCGATAACCAAAAAGGATTTCTTTGACGATTTTTCAACCATGGACCCAGATATTATCTGCTTTCAGGAAACCAAGGCCCAAGATGACGAGGTAAAAACGGCCTTGTCTAAAATTACCCACTATCACCAATATTACAATTCGGCAGCGCGGAAAGGTTATTCGGGCGTTGCGGTCTTGAGCAAAAAGGAACCCTTGGCAGTTACGTACGATATGGGCGTTGCGGAACACGACAACGAAGGCCGGGTAATCTGTTTGGAATTTGAGGCTTTCTTTTTGGTCAATGTATATGTTCCCAATTCCGGTCAACAACTGGAAAGGCTGGATTATAGAAAGACTTGGGATGACGACTTCCGAAGCTATCTCATTAACTTGAAAAAATCAAAGCCTGTAATTCTTTGCGGCGATTTAAATGTTGCCCACCGTCCCATCGACCTTAAAAATGACAAGGCCAATTACAACAAAACGGCAGGCTATACCCAAATTGAAATTGACGGAATGGACAACTTGCTCAACGCAGGTTTTGTGGATACCTATCGGCATTTCCATCCTGATAGCGTAGCCTACACCTACTGGAGCTATCGGTTTAAGGCTCGGGAGCGCAATAGTGGGTGGCGCATAGATTACTTTTTGGTAAGTGAACCCTTGCTCGAAAAAATAATAAATGTAGCGATATTATCGGAATATTATGGCTCCGATCACTGCCCAATCCAACTTGAAATTGAATTGTAGTCAATTCTTAAATAGGTTTTCGTTTTCCTTTAAAGCGGCCATCGCTTCAGAATACCCCATTTCAAAAATAGCATCTGTATTGCTCATACCGAATATGGCAAAGCCTCCCACATCTTTGGGCGCAATAACCAAATCGCATTCGGGGAATTTTCTTATAGAATCTGAAACCGCCCTAATTTTAAGCGCCCTATCGGCAACATTATAGGAATGGTTCAAATCCTTGATGCTGATTTTCTGTAGGGAGTTGATATACACCCCAATAATTGTATCACAGTGTTGCTTTAGCGGCTCCACGGGAAAGTTATTCAGTATTCCCCCATCTATATAGTACGAACCATTAATCTCGGTTGGGGTAAAAACGCCCGGAAAGGAAGCGGAAGCTATAACCGGTTTTATAAGCTGCCCTTTGCTGAAAATCTTTAAATTTCCCGAAATCACATTGGTCGCGGTTATAAAGAGCGATTTTTCAAGGGCGTCAAAATTATCCCTCGGGAAAAACACTTTTAGGTCGTCATAAAACTTTTCGGTATCCAAAAACCCCGGTTTGTTAAAGGCGAATCTTTTGGTGGTAAAAATTGAAACGGTTTTAAAGAATTTTAATATTTCAGACCAATGGACCCCCGCCGAATATAACGCCCCCACAATGGCGCCCACACTGGTGCCCGAAACGTGGGTGGGTGAAATGCCGTGCTCCTCCAATGCCTTTAATACCCCGATATGCGCGGCGCCCCTTGCTCCGCCACCGGAAAGGACTAAACCAAGATTCGTCATTGTTCTAAATTTTGATAACAAAATTGTAAAAATTAAAGCAAATAAACCCTGACCAAAATCATAATCGAGCTCAAAATTGATAGTTAAATTTGGATGGTATCTGTTTGCTAAGAATAAGATTTTGAATCTGTTAATTAAATTTATTGCTGATGTTTGTCATAGTTATTCCCTATTCGTAGGATTATCTTTGATTTTCCCTGTTGTATATGAAAAAAGAAAACTCCCTTATAACCCGCACAAAATCGTTTTTCGCTGAAATAGGCGATATGACCTTATTTGCCGGACGTTTTTTTCGGGAATTGTTCAGTCCGCCATTTGAATTTAGGGAATTGATACGTCAATGCTACAATATGGGCATTCGCTCCCTGTTTTTGGTAATGGTGACGGGTTTTATTTTGGGCTTGGTCTTTACGCTTCAATCGCGCCCCACTTTGACCGATCTTGGCGCGGCCTCGTGGATGCCATCCATGATCAGTATTTCCATAGTGCGGGAAATCGGCCCGGTAATAATCGCCTTGATCTGCGCGGGAAGGATTGGCTCCGGAATTGGTGCGGAACTCGGCTCCATGCGTGTAACCGAGCAGATAGACGCAATGGAGGTCTCGGGCACCAATCCGTTCAAATATTTGGTGGTTACCAGAATATTGGCGGTTACCTTAATGTTGCCCTTGCTCGTAATTGCGGGAGATACCGTCGCATTATTCGGATCTGCGATAATCGAGAATTTAAAGGGAGATGTTTCCTATACGCTCTATTTTAATAAGGTTTTTGATGCCTTAAGCTTTAGCGATGTGCTTCCCGCAACCGTTAAGACCGTATTCTTTGGTTTTGCCATCGGCCTGGTGGGTACCTACAAAGGCTACAATTGTTCCAAAGGTACCGTGGGGGTAGGGGAAGCCTCAAATTCAGCGGTGGTTTATTCCTCTATGTTATTGTTTATAATAGATTTTATTGCCGTATTTGTTTCGGATATATTTTTTGAAGTTTAAATGAAAAAAGAAAACCAAACCCCAGTCCTTGAGTTAAAAGATATCCACAAGAGCTTTGGCGAAAACCATGTGCTCAAAGGTTTCAATCTTCAACTTTTTGAAGGGGAAAATCTGGTGATTATGGGCAAATCTGGGTCGGGGAAATCGGTTATGGTCAAGTGTATTGTGGGCTTGATCCAGCCCGATAGCGGAAGCATTACCATTAACGGTCACGACATAATCACCATGGGCCAAAGGGAACTGGATTTTCTGCGGACGCAAATCGGTTTCCTCTTCCAGGGCAGTGCTTTGTACGATTCTATGACCGTTCGGGAAAACTTGGAGTTTCCATTGCGAAGACACAAAGATAAAATTGAGGATTTCAAAAGTACGGAACAATCCGTACATGATGCGCTAAAAAGCGTGGGACTGCTGCACACAATCGATTTGATGCCTTCCGAACTTTCCGGTGGAATGCAACGTAGGGTAGCACTGGCACGGGCGTTAATTTTAAAGCCGAAAATAATAATGTACGATGAGCCCACAACGGGCTTGGACCCTATTACGGCAAACGAGATTATCCAGCTTATGCGAAGCATCCAAAAGGAGTATAACACCTCCTCCCTCATTATCACGCACGATGTGGATTGCGCAAGGGTAATATCGAATAGAATAATATTACTGGTAGATGGAATCAACTATGCCGAGGGCACTTATGATGACCTGTCAAATTCCAGCGATCCCCAAACCCGGGCATTCTTTAAAAACTAAAAATTATGGCTAAATCAACTTCCCAAAAAATAAAAGTCGGCCTTTTCGTAGTGGTGGGCACCGCCATTCTTATTGCGGCGCTCTATTCCATCGGTAACCGACAGCATATTTTCAGCAAAAACATTGAGCTCTACGCTACCTTTGGGAACGTAAATGGTTTGATTATAGGCAACAACGTGCGTTACTCCGGTATAAACGTGGGCACCGTAAGCAAGATTGAAATGATCGAGGAGGGAAGCATCACCATCCAAATGATGATTGAGGAAAAAACGGCAAGATTCATTAAAACCGATGCCATTGCTTCCATCGGTTCCGATGGCTTGGTGGGAAGCATGGTCGTGAACATTATTCCGGGGAAAGTTGCCACTGCCAAACCCGTAATTTCCGGCGATACCATCCAGTCTTACAGCAAGATTGGCGCCGACGATATGCTCTCCACCCTGAACACGACCAATGAAAACGCCGCCTTGCTCACCGCCGATCTGCTTAAGATTACCAATAAAATCCTTGAGGGCAAAGGCACTTTGGGCGCTTTGGTAACCGATACCTTGTTGGCCCAGGATTTAAGGCAGACGGTAATTGAACTCAAACAAACGGCTGCGGGTACTTCCACGGCGGTTTCGCGCATCAACGCCCTTATTTCAAAAGTCAATTATGATGAAAGTGCCGCGGGCGTGCTTTTGAGCGATACGGTTTCTGCCAACCAAATAAGGGGCGTATTTAGCAATCTTGAAAAATCGAGCGAGGACATTAATGAAATAAGCCAAAATCTCGATGCCTATCTCTCCGAAATAAAATCGGGAAAAGGTGCTTTGAATTACATCACGCAGGATGAGGTTTTGGTCAAGAATATCGATTCCACGATGCTTGATATAAAGGAAGCTGCAGAGAAATTGAACGAAAATATGGAGGCGCTGCGGCACAATTTCCTTTTCCGTGGCTATTTCAGAAAACTGGAGCGACAGGAAAGGCGGGAAGCCAGGAAAAATTAATTTTAAAATCGGTATTTTCGTAAGTCAAAAAAAACCAACCAAACAAAGTGATAATGCTCGATAATTTAAAGGAAAACTTCTCCCATATTTTTGAGGACGCCCTAATTGAAGAAATTGGCCAAGTAGGTGTTTTAAAGGAAGTAAAGGAAGGCGAAAAGGTAATTGAGATTGGCGATTACGTCCGCTCCATGCCCTTGCTCCTCAAGGGGGCCATAAAAATTTTAAGGGAAGACGACGACGGCGATGAACTGCTTCTCTATTTTTTGGAGCGCGGCGATACCTGCGCCATGACCCTAACCTGCTGTTTGGGACAGACCAAAAGCGAGATCCGCGCCATCGCAGAGCTCGACACCACGTTGATAATGATACCCATCCAAAAAATGGAGGAGTGGACGGGCAAGTATAAAAGTTGGCGCAACTTCGTCTTTCAAAGTTACCACGGCCGCCTTACCGAAATGCTCGAAACCATTGACAGCATTGCATTTTACAATATGGACGAGCGCTTGGTGAAATACCTTCAAAACAAAAAAAAGGTAACCAATGATTCCCTGATCAATTCCACGCATCAGGAGATTGCGTATGAGCTTCACACCTCGCGCGTGGTGGTGTCGCGTTTGTTGAAGAAGTTGGAATCCATGGGGAAAATCGAGCTTAACCGAAATAGTATTAAAATAATCGCACTTTAGTTTTAAGATGACATATTTAAACCGTTGAAGTGTAACTTTTGTTACTGTCAAGCGTGAAGTTTCCCTTTATTTTTGAAGTGTCCACAACTTTATACTCAAAATATGAAACTTTTAGTCACATTATTTTTGATCAGTTTATTCACTTCCTGCAATACCAATACTCGTAAGGAATATTTGGCGATTGCCGAAAATGCAGAAAACTTAATACTTACAAGCCCTCAAGAACATCCCGGCAAGAAGCTGATGGAAAACAATTGCTACGTTTGCCACAATCCAAAAACTGCCGAAGATGCAATGATTGCCCCACCGATGGTAGCCGTAAAGATGCATTATATTTCTGAGGAAACTTCAAAGGAAGAATTTATTGAGGCAATGGTGGCGTGGGCCAAGAATCCTTCCGAAGAAAAATCAAAAATGCCGGGCGCGGTCAAGAAATTTGGCTTAATGCCCTATCAATTCTATCCGGAGGAAACTATCAAACAAATTGCAGATTATATGTTTGATAACGATATAGAAGAGCCCGAATGGTTTGACGCCCACTACAAGCAAATGCACGGCGACAGACCACAGATGAAGGGCCGAATTGGTCGCGGAATGGGAAATGGTAAAGGGATGGGTAAAAACCAAAATACAAATGCTCAACCTTTCGTAAAGGAACGCGGCATGCAAATGGCACAGACCACGAAGGCCGAATTGGGGAAAAATCTGATGGGCCAGATCCAGAAAAACGGGGTTATTGCCGCTTTGGACTTTTGTAATGTTCAGGCTATGCCAATATCGGACAGTATGGCTACCGTCCATAAGGCCCAAATAAAACGCGTTACCGATAAACCGAGAAACCCACAAAACAAGGCCAATGCCGCAGAACTGCAATATCTGGAAAACTTCAAAAAGCAAGTGGCTGCCGGAGACGAGGTAAACCCGATTGTGGTGGATATGGGCAGGGAAACAGAATTTTATTACCCCATCGTTACCAATTCCGTGTGCTTAAAATGCCACGGCACGCCCGGAAAGGAACTGGAAACGCTCACCTTGTCCAAAATACAGGAGTTGTACCCAATGGATAAGGCAACCGGTTACGGCGAAAATGAAGTGCGCGGCATTTGGAGTATCCGTTTTGAAAATTAGCATATGAATTATTACGAAGCTTTCTGGAACCACAAATACCTCAGTGGCGAAACAGGCTGGGATATAGGCCAGGTTTCCACACCCATAAAGGAATACATCGACCAACTTTCAGATAAAAATTTAAAGATTTTGATCCCCGGCGGCGGTAATTCGTATGAAGCGGAATATCTTTTTAACAACGGGTTTACCAATGTTTTTGTGGTAGATATTTCGTCTATTCCGTTACGGAATCTGGCCAAACGGCTACCATCATTTCCAAAGGAAAATTTATTGCACGCAGACTTTTTCGACTTGGAAGACAGCTTTGACCTTATTTTGGAACAGACGTTCTTTTGTGCTTTGCAGCCTGTGCTGCGGGAGGATTACGTAACTAAAATGCATCAGCTTCTAAAGCCGGAAGGGAAATTAGTCGGACTTCTTTTTAATATTCCTTTGAATAATGACAAGCCTCCGTTTGGCGGGAATAAAGCTGAATATAAAAATCTTTTTTCCGAAAGATTCAAGATACAAATAATGGAAACAGCTTATAATTCCGTTATGCCCCGTGCGGGGAATGAACTATTTATAAATTTTAAAAAAAGGGGAGAACAAATAGAATAATTAATACAAAAGCTGGATTGTATTAGCGGGACAAATTCCTAAAAGTGGTTATATTCGGTAATAATTTAAAAATGCATCCTTGAGAATTCCAATTGCAGATATAGTATTTGTTTTGCTACAATTTGTTTTGTTTGTGGCATTTGTGTTTGATGTTGGGTCAATGCGCATTTACTTTCCAGAATGGTTGTTTTGGATTGGGGTGCTACTGCTAATTTTAGGGGCGTTAACTACGCTAATTGCCGTTTTACAACTCAATGTGCATCTATCGCCTTTTCCGAGTCCGCTACCCGGATCAAAACTGATAGTTACGGGAGTTTATAAATTTATCAGGCACCCGATATATACAGGAATTATGATAGCTTTTTTTGGGTTTGCCATTATTGCCGACTCGGGATATAAATTATTGATAACATTACTGCTAATAGTTTTATTTTACTTTAAATCCAAATACGAAGAGAGGCGTTTAGCAGCTATATTTCCAGGTTATTTGGAATATAAAAGGAAATCGGGACGGTTTTTCCCCGGGTTGTAAGCCATCGTTTTTTATGGTGAAAACATAGGTTGTTAGTTATATTTAGCTAGGCTCACGAAGCTGCACAAGAAAGTAAGTAAGTATATTTCCGCCGAAGGGTGTATAAAGTTCTGAAGCTAATTTCAAAATCACTAATCATTATTCCCATCGAGGCGTGGGCCATAGCAAAGATCGCCGGCATCGCCGAGGCCGGGAACAATATAGCCACGTTCGTTTAATTGGTTGTCCACCGCTGCAATCCACAGTTCGGTATCTGAAGGGAAAACAGTATCGGCCAAAAAGATTCCCGCTTTGGCACCGATAATGGATATTAAATGAATTTTCTTTGGAATACCGTGCGTTTTTAGGGCGCGCAATACATTTTCAAACGTACGTCCGGTTGCCAGCATGGGATCTGCAAGGATTAGTGTTTTTCCTTCAATAGACGGGGAGGCGAGATACTCTACCTGTACTTCAAAATCGTCTGCTCCATTTGGGTGATGCCTATAGGCAGAGATAAAAGCATTTTCAACCCCATCAAACACATTGAGAATACCTTGGTGCAATGGCAATCCTGCGCGTAATACGGAACAGAGCACTATATCGGCATTTGGTACAGATACTTCCTTAGAGCCAAGGGGAGTTTTTACGGTGGTTGTTTGGTAGGGCAAGCTCTTGCTCATTTCGTAAGCCAGCAGTTCGCCCACGCGTTCTACATTTTTTCTAAAACGCAGGTAATCTTTTTGGATGGTAACATCGCGCATCTCGCGGATGTATTGATTGAGGAGGGAATTCTGTTTGCTGAAATCGTGAACTATCATGAGCGTAGGGTGTTTATGCGAATTTAAGGATTTATTCGGAATTTTAAAATAGTGGTTTTTAAGCTTGTCGGTTCTATTTAATATATAAAATTGACAACTATCATAAACCGATTGAAATAGATTTCATATTTTTGGAACTAGTGAAAACTATAATCGCCATATCGCTTTCTTTCCTCGTTTTATTTCAAAGCGCAGGGATTGGCGTAAACGATATTTTACTATTGGGGCATTTTATGGAACATGCCGAATACCACTCCGAAAATTACGGCGATGATTTTCTCACTTTCTTTGAAAAGCATTACGGGTCGTTAAAATCTGAGCACGAAAAAAATCACAAAGAGGAAAAGCAGGAACATGAGGAGTTGCCTTTTCAACATGCATCCTGCCATCACTTAAGTACCGATGTAGTGGTTTTTCCTTATGAAATTTCAATTTTAAGAGGAGAGATTCCCTTAAACCACAGCCACACTTTTTACTATTTAAACCTATATTCTTCCTTGGAGAGAGTTTCTATTTTCCAACCTCCAAAATCTGCATAACTAAATAGACCGTTTTTGGAAATACTATTTCCAAAATTTATTGCGGTCGGGTTAATTCTATCCCATGATTTGGGATGGCTTTAATGAATTCCATTGTTTCATTTTTTACAGGTTTCGCTGTTAAAATTCAAAGATCAATTTAGTTATGCTTTCTAAAATTATTCAATTCAGTATAAACAACAAGCTCATTATTGGGCTGTTTACCCTTTTGTTGATAGGCTTTGGCGTGTTTTCGCTAACGCAGTTATCCATTGGAGCCGTACCCGATGTTACCAACAATCAGGTGCAGGTAATTACCACTTCCCGCAATCTTTCTACCCAAGATATGGAGCAGTTTATAACCTATCCCGTGGAGTTGGAAATGGCCAATTTGCCGGGGGTGGTTGAAATTCGTTCTGTTTCCAAATTTGGACTTTCGGTGGTTACCATAGTCTTTGAGGAAGAAATGGGCACCTATTTACCGCGGCAGCTTATTGCCGAAAAGATTAAATCGGCCGCCGAAAATATTCCCGAAGGTTTCGGTTCGCCACAAATGGGTCCCATTACTACCGGCTTGGGCGAAATTTACCAATATATACTCGATGTAAGACCGGAGTTTAAGGACAATTATTCAATCACCGAGCTGCGAACCATTCAGGATTGGATAATTAAAAGGCAACTCTCGGGAATTCCGGGGGTGGTGGAGGTCAATACTTGGGGCGGCCATCTAAAACAGTACGAGGTAGCCATAAATACCCAAAAGCTGGCGGCCATGAATATTACGGCTTCTGAAATTTTTACCGCTTTGGAAAAAAACAACAGCGTGTCTGGTGGGGGTTATATTGAAAAGGAAAACCAAGCCTTTTTTATTCGGGGTGAAGGTTTAATTTCCACTTTGGCGGATATTGAAAATATAGTGGTAAAGAGTGAAAACGGCTTCCCTATTTATGTGAAGGATATCGCCAAAGTACAATTTGGCAGTGCGCCGCGGTTTGGGGCAATTACAGGAAATGGGGAAGGCGAAAAAATTCTCGGGCAGGTTATGATGCTCAAGGATGGCAACTCAAACGAAGTAATTAAAGCGGTACAAGAGCGGGTTGCCGAAATTGCAGAAACGCTGCCGGAAGGAGTTTATATAAATCCGTTTTTAGACCGGAGTGTGCTAATTGAAAAAACCACTTTTACCATAGCCGAAAACCTGATTCTCGGAGTGCTTATCGTAATTTTTGTAGTGGTGCTATTGTTGGGGAA
This region of Aequorivita marisscotiae genomic DNA includes:
- a CDS encoding patatin-like phospholipase family protein, encoding MTNLGLVLSGGGARGAAHIGVLKALEEHGISPTHVSGTSVGAIVGALYSAGVHWSEILKFFKTVSIFTTKRFAFNKPGFLDTEKFYDDLKVFFPRDNFDALEKSLFITATNVISGNLKIFSKGQLIKPVIASASFPGVFTPTEINGSYYIDGGILNNFPVEPLKQHCDTIIGVYINSLQKISIKDLNHSYNVADRALKIRAVSDSIRKFPECDLVIAPKDVGGFAIFGMSNTDAIFEMGYSEAMAALKENENLFKN
- a CDS encoding c-type heme family protein, which gives rise to MKLLVTLFLISLFTSCNTNTRKEYLAIAENAENLILTSPQEHPGKKLMENNCYVCHNPKTAEDAMIAPPMVAVKMHYISEETSKEEFIEAMVAWAKNPSEEKSKMPGAVKKFGLMPYQFYPEETIKQIADYMFDNDIEEPEWFDAHYKQMHGDRPQMKGRIGRGMGNGKGMGKNQNTNAQPFVKERGMQMAQTTKAELGKNLMGQIQKNGVIAALDFCNVQAMPISDSMATVHKAQIKRVTDKPRNPQNKANAAELQYLENFKKQVAAGDEVNPIVVDMGRETEFYYPIVTNSVCLKCHGTPGKELETLTLSKIQELYPMDKATGYGENEVRGIWSIRFEN
- a CDS encoding MlaD family protein; the encoded protein is MAKSTSQKIKVGLFVVVGTAILIAALYSIGNRQHIFSKNIELYATFGNVNGLIIGNNVRYSGINVGTVSKIEMIEEGSITIQMMIEEKTARFIKTDAIASIGSDGLVGSMVVNIIPGKVATAKPVISGDTIQSYSKIGADDMLSTLNTTNENAALLTADLLKITNKILEGKGTLGALVTDTLLAQDLRQTVIELKQTAAGTSTAVSRINALISKVNYDESAAGVLLSDTVSANQIRGVFSNLEKSSEDINEISQNLDAYLSEIKSGKGALNYITQDEVLVKNIDSTMLDIKEAAEKLNENMEALRHNFLFRGYFRKLERQERREARKN
- a CDS encoding DUF6544 family protein, which translates into the protein MKIAFFILLLLHGLIHLMGFLKAFGFAEIPQLSQNFSKPQGLLWLAVALTFITIGILFLLKNNLWFWIAVATVVVSQVLIIVNWQDAKFGTFANLIVLIVALLAMASWNFEREFKKDISQSFKNVGISEEIISEADVAQLPIPVQNYLKYVGAIGKPKIKTAKATFKGEMREKGKDWFAFTSEQYNFFENPTRLFFMKANFKGLPTQGYHRYKEGKASMLIKLLSVFPVVNIAEPEMFKTETVTFFNDMCLFTPAALTDKRIDWHTLDNNSVKAVFHNGEVSVSAILKFDESGRLINFISEDRVDVNSNQNVPFSTPVTEYGTVNGYKLPVAADAVWHFPEGDFVYGKFYLQDVQYNLKISD
- a CDS encoding exodeoxyribonuclease III, producing MKIISWNINGVRAITKKDFFDDFSTMDPDIICFQETKAQDDEVKTALSKITHYHQYYNSAARKGYSGVAVLSKKEPLAVTYDMGVAEHDNEGRVICLEFEAFFLVNVYVPNSGQQLERLDYRKTWDDDFRSYLINLKKSKPVILCGDLNVAHRPIDLKNDKANYNKTAGYTQIEIDGMDNLLNAGFVDTYRHFHPDSVAYTYWSYRFKARERNSGWRIDYFLVSEPLLEKIINVAILSEYYGSDHCPIQLEIEL
- a CDS encoding MlaE family ABC transporter permease, with amino-acid sequence MKKENSLITRTKSFFAEIGDMTLFAGRFFRELFSPPFEFRELIRQCYNMGIRSLFLVMVTGFILGLVFTLQSRPTLTDLGAASWMPSMISISIVREIGPVIIALICAGRIGSGIGAELGSMRVTEQIDAMEVSGTNPFKYLVVTRILAVTLMLPLLVIAGDTVALFGSAIIENLKGDVSYTLYFNKVFDALSFSDVLPATVKTVFFGFAIGLVGTYKGYNCSKGTVGVGEASNSAVVYSSMLLFIIDFIAVFVSDIFFEV
- a CDS encoding ABC transporter ATP-binding protein; translation: MKKENQTPVLELKDIHKSFGENHVLKGFNLQLFEGENLVIMGKSGSGKSVMVKCIVGLIQPDSGSITINGHDIITMGQRELDFLRTQIGFLFQGSALYDSMTVRENLEFPLRRHKDKIEDFKSTEQSVHDALKSVGLLHTIDLMPSELSGGMQRRVALARALILKPKIIMYDEPTTGLDPITANEIIQLMRSIQKEYNTSSLIITHDVDCARVISNRIILLVDGINYAEGTYDDLSNSSDPQTRAFFKN
- a CDS encoding methyltransferase domain-containing protein yields the protein MNYYEAFWNHKYLSGETGWDIGQVSTPIKEYIDQLSDKNLKILIPGGGNSYEAEYLFNNGFTNVFVVDISSIPLRNLAKRLPSFPKENLLHADFFDLEDSFDLILEQTFFCALQPVLREDYVTKMHQLLKPEGKLVGLLFNIPLNNDKPPFGGNKAEYKNLFSERFKIQIMETAYNSVMPRAGNELFINFKKRGEQIE
- a CDS encoding outer membrane beta-barrel protein, yielding MKKFSFLFVATMLLFSIGAEAQEKWSLEFRPGLNFTTGDVGNTDTKIGFGFELMGAYKIMPHLAAYAGWGLNEFKGEDSFLLEDITLKEMGYTFGFQIIKPIGTSAFSYLARAGAVYNHIEIENNSGSFAADTCHGFGWQIAAGVDYEFAPNLALRPMLRYRSLSRDITIENTSTELKLNYISFGIGLALDF
- a CDS encoding methyltransferase family protein, coding for MRIPIADIVFVLLQFVLFVAFVFDVGSMRIYFPEWLFWIGVLLLILGALTTLIAVLQLNVHLSPFPSPLPGSKLIVTGVYKFIRHPIYTGIMIAFFGFAIIADSGYKLLITLLLIVLFYFKSKYEERRLAAIFPGYLEYKRKSGRFFPGL
- a CDS encoding Crp/Fnr family transcriptional regulator, whose product is MLDNLKENFSHIFEDALIEEIGQVGVLKEVKEGEKVIEIGDYVRSMPLLLKGAIKILREDDDGDELLLYFLERGDTCAMTLTCCLGQTKSEIRAIAELDTTLIMIPIQKMEEWTGKYKSWRNFVFQSYHGRLTEMLETIDSIAFYNMDERLVKYLQNKKKVTNDSLINSTHQEIAYELHTSRVVVSRLLKKLESMGKIELNRNSIKIIAL